One window of the uncultured Umboniibacter sp. genome contains the following:
- the uvrB gene encoding excinuclease ABC subunit UvrB, protein MSKSFELVSKYQPAGDQPAAIKSLVEGFNNGLSAQTLLGVTGSGKTFSVANIVAQLDRPTIVMAHNKTLAAQLYGEFKEFFPNNAVEYFVSYYDYYQPEAYVAASDTYIEKDASVNEHIEQMRLSATKSLMERRDCLVVATVSAIYGLGNPESYLKMVLIVRKGDRIDQREILRRLAELQYTRNDQVFQRSTFRVNGDVIDIFPADSEHQALRVELFDEEIEQISWFDPLTGKVSQRVTRATVYPKSHYVTPRETVLGVLDDIKAELVDRLAYLREHDRLVEAQRLEQRTKYDLEMLNELGYCSGVENYSRYLSGRPPGAAPPTLFDYLPDDALLFIDESHVSVPQIGAMYKGDRSRKENLVEYGFRLPSAMDNRPLKFEEWEALAPQMLFISATPSTYEAEHEDNIAEMVVRPTGLIDPELEVRPATTQVDDLLSEIHIRVGVSERVLVTVLTKRMAEDLTDYLSDAGVKVRYLHSDIDTVERVEIIRDLRIGEFDVLVGINLLREGLDMPEVSLVTILDADKEGFLRSDRSLIQTIGRAARNVNGKAILYADKITGSMKRAIDETERRRAKQIAYNEAHGITPVGVKKSVEDILEAGTIPGKSKRRVKVDNTQEIVTEKSLAEVEKAMLQAAQDLEFEKAARLRDELSAMRDKLFK, encoded by the coding sequence ATGTCAAAATCGTTCGAGTTAGTGTCTAAATATCAGCCAGCCGGTGATCAACCTGCGGCGATTAAATCCTTGGTTGAAGGTTTTAATAATGGCTTAAGTGCTCAGACCTTACTTGGGGTAACAGGTTCAGGTAAAACCTTTTCGGTGGCCAATATTGTTGCTCAGCTTGATCGTCCGACCATTGTTATGGCGCATAACAAAACTCTGGCGGCTCAGCTCTACGGTGAGTTCAAGGAATTCTTCCCTAATAACGCCGTTGAGTACTTCGTCTCATACTACGATTACTACCAACCTGAGGCCTACGTGGCAGCGTCAGATACTTATATTGAAAAAGACGCCTCAGTCAACGAACACATCGAACAGATGCGCTTAAGTGCTACCAAATCGCTGATGGAGCGAAGAGACTGTCTAGTGGTGGCTACCGTAAGCGCTATTTATGGTTTGGGTAATCCCGAATCCTATCTGAAGATGGTCCTCATTGTTCGCAAGGGCGATAGAATTGATCAACGTGAGATCCTCCGGCGTTTAGCGGAGCTACAGTACACCCGTAATGACCAAGTATTCCAGCGCTCTACCTTTCGGGTAAACGGCGACGTCATAGACATCTTCCCTGCGGACTCAGAGCATCAAGCTCTGCGTGTTGAATTGTTTGACGAGGAGATTGAGCAAATTAGTTGGTTTGACCCATTAACAGGGAAGGTAAGCCAACGTGTGACTCGCGCTACGGTGTATCCCAAGTCCCACTATGTAACGCCCCGGGAAACGGTCTTAGGCGTGCTAGATGACATCAAGGCGGAGCTAGTGGACCGTTTAGCCTATCTGCGCGAGCATGATCGCCTCGTTGAGGCTCAGCGCTTAGAACAGCGTACTAAGTATGATTTAGAAATGTTGAACGAACTGGGTTATTGCTCGGGGGTTGAGAATTATTCTCGCTATCTATCCGGTCGACCACCCGGTGCTGCGCCGCCAACACTCTTTGACTATTTGCCGGACGATGCCTTGCTGTTTATTGATGAATCGCACGTTAGTGTGCCGCAGATCGGGGCAATGTATAAGGGCGATAGAAGTCGAAAGGAAAACTTGGTTGAATACGGTTTTCGCTTACCTTCGGCAATGGATAATCGACCGCTAAAGTTTGAAGAATGGGAAGCCCTAGCGCCACAGATGTTGTTTATCTCCGCAACGCCCTCAACCTATGAGGCAGAGCACGAGGATAACATCGCGGAAATGGTGGTACGTCCAACGGGCTTGATTGACCCAGAGCTTGAGGTGAGGCCCGCGACAACACAGGTGGATGACTTGCTATCGGAGATCCATATTCGCGTAGGGGTTAGTGAGAGGGTTTTGGTTACGGTGTTAACCAAGCGTATGGCGGAAGATTTAACGGACTATCTGTCTGATGCAGGGGTTAAAGTTCGCTATTTGCACTCTGACATCGACACCGTAGAACGGGTAGAGATCATTCGCGATCTCCGGATTGGTGAGTTCGATGTACTAGTAGGTATCAATTTACTCCGAGAAGGCTTGGATATGCCGGAGGTATCGCTCGTCACGATTTTGGACGCGGACAAAGAGGGGTTTCTTCGTTCCGATCGTTCGCTAATTCAGACTATTGGTCGAGCCGCTCGTAATGTTAACGGTAAGGCAATCCTTTACGCGGACAAAATCACCGGCTCGATGAAGCGAGCAATCGATGAAACGGAGCGCAGAAGGGCTAAGCAAATTGCCTATAACGAAGCGCATGGTATTACTCCAGTTGGAGTGAAGAAGTCTGTAGAAGATATTCTTGAGGCAGGTACGATCCCTGGTAAATCTAAGCGCCGCGTTAAGGTTGATAATACTCAGGAAATTGTCACCGAAAAGAGTCTTGCTGAAGTCGAGAAGGCGATGTTGCAGGCAGCACAGGATCTTGAGTTCGAAAAGGCAGCTCGGTTACGTGATGAATTAAGTGCAATGCGTGATAAGTTATTTAAGTAG
- a CDS encoding glycosyl transferase, whose product MADFHQNGNITTLHNLGTHSLESMEAELVKFSQQRPLGLILPSLYSELGTKALPSILGELKQVPYLAQIVIGLDRATEEEYRHALSFFSELPQHHQVLWNDGPRLRAIDAELQAMGLAPPEPGKGRNVWYCMGYTLATRKAESIALHDCDILTYNRELLARLIYPVANPLFNYEFCKGYYARVADKRINGRVSRLLVTPMIRAIKRVMGESDYLNYLDSFRYILAGEFAFRREVLRDIRIPSDWGLEIGVLSEVYRNYNSNRLCQVDIADNYDHKHQELAPEDKAAGLNKMSIDISKAVFRKLATRGMVFEQETFRTIKATYLRIALDFVETYRNDSLMNGLDFDIHSEEKAVELFANNIIDAGQTFLDEPHERPFIPSWGRVVSAIPDIFERLVDAVEGDHQEFAVASQHDDYEHA is encoded by the coding sequence ATGGCAGATTTTCATCAAAACGGAAACATTACAACGTTACATAACCTTGGCACTCACTCTCTTGAGAGTATGGAGGCCGAACTCGTTAAGTTCAGCCAGCAGCGACCACTAGGGTTAATCTTGCCCTCGCTGTATTCCGAGCTTGGCACCAAAGCCCTACCGAGTATTCTTGGCGAGCTTAAACAGGTACCGTATTTGGCCCAAATTGTTATTGGTCTCGATCGCGCTACCGAAGAGGAATATCGCCATGCGCTATCGTTCTTTTCGGAGTTACCGCAACACCATCAAGTGTTATGGAATGACGGTCCACGACTTCGCGCGATTGATGCCGAACTGCAAGCTATGGGTTTGGCTCCGCCGGAGCCCGGTAAGGGGCGAAACGTTTGGTACTGTATGGGTTATACCCTTGCTACGCGAAAAGCTGAATCGATTGCACTGCATGATTGCGATATCTTAACCTACAATCGAGAGCTTCTCGCACGGCTCATCTACCCGGTCGCTAACCCACTATTCAATTACGAATTCTGCAAAGGCTATTACGCTCGCGTGGCCGATAAACGGATAAATGGCCGCGTCTCGCGGCTTCTTGTAACTCCGATGATTAGAGCCATCAAGCGGGTCATGGGTGAAAGCGACTATCTAAACTATCTCGATAGTTTTCGTTATATCTTGGCAGGGGAGTTTGCGTTTCGTAGAGAGGTCCTGAGAGACATACGTATTCCGAGCGATTGGGGTTTAGAAATCGGTGTCCTCTCCGAGGTCTACCGGAACTACAATAGTAATCGACTCTGTCAGGTTGATATCGCGGACAATTATGACCACAAGCATCAGGAGCTTGCGCCAGAAGACAAAGCTGCTGGCCTTAATAAAATGTCGATTGATATATCAAAAGCTGTGTTCCGAAAGTTAGCAACGCGCGGCATGGTTTTTGAACAGGAAACCTTTCGGACGATTAAAGCTACGTATCTGCGAATCGCACTCGACTTTGTGGAAACCTATAGAAATGATTCTTTAATGAACGGCTTAGACTTTGATATTCATAGCGAAGAGAAGGCCGTCGAGCTCTTCGCTAATAATATTATTGATGCCGGTCAAACCTTCCTCGACGAACCCCATGAAAGGCCGTTTATCCCAAGTTGGGGGCGGGTGGTCAGCGCAATCCCCGACATTTTTGAGCGTTTGGTTGACGCCGTTGAAGGTGATCATCAGGAATTTGCAGTCGCCAGTCAGCACGACGATTATGAACATGCTTAA
- a CDS encoding helix-hairpin-helix domain-containing protein, producing the protein MIRLFSFALFLVLNLALSQVTVAQAEGEGRVPEVLIVNVNEASAEEIAAKLVGVGLVKARAIIKYRDEFGPYEHIEQLSEVVGIGPKTLEENRERIKLAS; encoded by the coding sequence ATGATTCGTTTATTTTCTTTCGCGTTATTCTTAGTTTTAAATCTAGCTTTGAGCCAAGTCACCGTCGCGCAAGCGGAGGGAGAAGGGCGTGTGCCTGAAGTACTAATTGTTAACGTTAATGAAGCCAGTGCGGAAGAGATAGCCGCCAAGCTCGTCGGCGTTGGACTAGTGAAAGCACGGGCAATTATTAAGTATAGAGATGAATTTGGTCCCTACGAGCACATAGAGCAACTTTCAGAGGTAGTTGGGATCGGGCCAAAGACACTGGAGGAGAATAGGGAGAGAATTAAACTGGCAAGTTAA
- a CDS encoding YcxB family protein, with protein MQPYTTQFVLSKEYLGECFDESKAYNKSARPNFVFPLMMLSLGIFALMWTDQPKSLGLFILALGLIELLHIRYKRAWWLTRQMIGRTGGRQVTLSLDEQGIETRSGNTITNINWTDVSSLVETERGLILVTAKGAQQYLSKSIFSEEVVLDIIRVGNARSHHSDSEASHE; from the coding sequence ATGCAGCCCTATACAACTCAATTCGTCCTTTCTAAAGAATACCTCGGCGAATGCTTCGATGAATCAAAGGCTTACAATAAAAGTGCGAGACCGAACTTCGTTTTCCCTTTAATGATGCTTTCTCTAGGTATCTTTGCACTAATGTGGACAGACCAGCCAAAGTCACTCGGCTTGTTTATCTTAGCCCTTGGCTTAATCGAGCTACTTCATATTCGTTACAAACGAGCGTGGTGGCTAACTCGCCAAATGATAGGACGTACAGGCGGTCGGCAGGTCACGCTCAGTCTTGACGAACAGGGTATCGAAACGCGAAGTGGTAACACCATTACAAACATCAACTGGACGGATGTCTCATCGCTAGTAGAAACCGAGCGCGGATTAATACTCGTCACCGCAAAAGGTGCTCAGCAATACCTTTCAAAATCCATATTCTCTGAGGAGGTGGTGTTGGATATCATCCGAGTGGGTAACGCTCGCTCCCACCATAGCGACTCTGAAGCAAGTCACGAATAA
- a CDS encoding sugar phosphorylase encodes MLNPLRLRLEQHLSKIYRDIEREESISDLATTLLQLMRLEPCAEAPRAHHSLWDQRDIALICYGDSLLANGEKPLHTLAGFLEDHLSEAISMVHILPFFPWTSDDGFAVQDYTVVNDFLGDWDDIAEIAANFKLMGDLVINHGSSHSVWFENFKRGLHPGKDFYFTALPTDDLSKVVRPRTSPLLQRVDTVEGPRWVWCTFSHDQVDFDFRNPEVLKAFVEIIRLHLDKGVRVFRLDAVAFLWKQVGSSSINLTETHELVRLLRTLIEHAADGAMIITETNIPNEENLAYFGNANEAHAIYNFSLPPLLVYSLISGDSHYLRQWLMTLPPAQFGTTYFNFLASHDGIGLRPVEGLLSDDEVDAFIRTMERSGGLVSWRAGAGGVRKAYEINITLMDALQGTVKGHDEFGFARFICAHAVMLALEGIPAIYIHSLLGTRNDHLAVERLGYNRAINRHQWDYEQLIQHLSHPESPNAKVVSALKVLITLRKLQPSFHPNATQYTLQLGPGLFGFWRQSNDRRQSIFCLYNLTGETQRIPVSELNLVVLSDWYDLITDEIIAVGAGELEFQPYAFKWVSNRQ; translated from the coding sequence ATGCTTAATCCTTTACGCCTCAGACTTGAGCAGCATCTAAGTAAGATCTACCGTGATATTGAGCGAGAAGAATCCATCAGTGATCTTGCCACCACGTTGCTACAATTGATGAGGCTCGAGCCCTGTGCGGAAGCACCTCGGGCCCATCACAGTCTTTGGGACCAAAGAGACATAGCACTGATTTGCTATGGCGATAGTTTGTTGGCCAACGGTGAAAAGCCGCTGCATACTCTAGCTGGATTTCTTGAAGACCACCTCTCTGAAGCGATTAGTATGGTGCATATCTTACCGTTCTTTCCGTGGACGTCGGATGACGGTTTTGCGGTACAGGATTACACGGTAGTGAATGATTTTCTCGGCGATTGGGACGATATCGCGGAGATTGCAGCAAACTTCAAATTAATGGGAGACCTTGTAATTAATCATGGTTCTAGCCATAGCGTTTGGTTCGAAAACTTTAAACGGGGACTTCATCCGGGCAAAGATTTTTACTTTACGGCACTGCCAACGGACGATCTGAGTAAAGTGGTTAGACCACGTACAAGCCCGCTGTTACAACGTGTTGACACTGTTGAAGGCCCGCGTTGGGTATGGTGTACCTTCAGTCATGATCAAGTTGATTTTGATTTTCGCAATCCCGAGGTACTCAAGGCGTTTGTAGAGATTATTCGCTTGCATCTAGATAAGGGGGTTCGAGTATTTCGGTTGGATGCTGTGGCGTTTCTGTGGAAGCAAGTGGGTTCTTCAAGTATTAACCTAACTGAGACCCACGAGTTGGTCCGGCTTCTAAGAACATTAATAGAGCACGCGGCTGATGGCGCGATGATCATTACCGAGACCAATATTCCTAATGAGGAAAATCTTGCGTATTTCGGGAATGCTAACGAAGCACACGCTATCTATAACTTTTCATTGCCGCCGCTGTTGGTATATTCGCTAATAAGCGGAGATAGCCACTACCTCCGACAATGGCTGATGACCCTTCCGCCAGCACAGTTTGGCACCACCTATTTCAATTTTCTTGCGTCGCATGACGGAATTGGTTTGCGTCCGGTGGAAGGCCTATTAAGCGATGACGAGGTAGACGCCTTTATTCGCACTATGGAGCGCTCAGGCGGCTTAGTGTCATGGCGCGCGGGTGCCGGCGGCGTTCGTAAAGCCTATGAAATTAATATTACGCTGATGGACGCGCTGCAGGGCACAGTGAAAGGGCACGATGAGTTTGGCTTTGCGCGGTTTATCTGTGCCCATGCAGTGATGCTGGCGCTAGAGGGCATCCCGGCTATATACATTCATAGTCTGCTGGGTACCCGTAACGATCATCTAGCGGTAGAGCGCTTGGGTTACAACCGCGCGATCAATCGTCATCAATGGGACTACGAGCAACTAATCCAGCACCTAAGCCACCCAGAATCTCCGAATGCGAAAGTAGTCTCAGCACTCAAAGTACTTATCACTCTTCGCAAGTTACAGCCCTCGTTTCACCCGAATGCAACACAATATACATTGCAGTTAGGCCCAGGTTTGTTTGGCTTTTGGCGACAGAGTAACGACCGCAGGCAGAGTATCTTTTGTCTCTATAATCTAACGGGAGAGACGCAGCGAATACCGGTTAGTGAGTTAAATCTTGTGGTGTTAAGCGACTGGTACGATTTAATTACTGATGAAATCATCGCAGTGGGCGCTGGTGAACTCGAATTTCAACCTTATGCCTTTAAATGGGTTAGTAATCGTCAGTAA
- a CDS encoding DUF1254 domain-containing protein gives MRLKLMTLILISILASCSGDTWKLITADKSKLRAAGEGYVYGLPLVIMDGTRIAMTDPRNAGSVPINTFRHQKTFPDANFTAVVRPAVDFLYSTAMLDLSAGPIELNLPSFSDRYYMMPILDAYTNVIATPSSRNPNEFKQRLILVGPDHSAPEGDEASIIRSPTNLAWAIGRIAATAGDDQLLAAETQSQISLIAENDLVDIPSVQRITKPKDWVSNMSAEEFFYRLSVSMAANPPATNDDEIIGKLEAINFVPGEPYILSEQSEEIQEVVALGVKVARERLQEHITDLVDSTDADWRFPPDNLGRYGVDYNTRALVALVGLGANLQEDAVYPSASRDSEGRLLDGAHSYRLHFPEGTLPPARALWSITVYGSDGFLQSTATSKYKLGSMDSLVLNADGSVDLFFGGNPPEGRESNWLPANPGEMVLTMRLYWPEQAVLNGSWNIPRLERLN, from the coding sequence GTGCGATTAAAACTGATGACCTTAATTTTGATTAGTATTTTAGCGTCTTGTTCCGGTGATACGTGGAAGCTTATCACTGCAGACAAGTCAAAGCTGAGGGCGGCTGGAGAGGGTTATGTTTATGGACTTCCCTTAGTTATAATGGATGGGACACGAATCGCGATGACCGATCCACGAAACGCTGGTAGCGTTCCAATTAATACTTTCCGCCATCAGAAGACCTTTCCCGATGCAAACTTTACAGCGGTCGTCCGTCCAGCAGTTGATTTCTTATATAGTACTGCCATGCTTGATCTCTCCGCGGGCCCAATCGAACTGAACTTACCTAGCTTTTCGGATAGGTATTACATGATGCCTATCTTAGACGCTTACACTAATGTAATTGCCACACCGAGTTCACGAAACCCCAACGAATTTAAGCAACGGCTTATTCTCGTCGGTCCTGATCATAGCGCTCCGGAAGGCGACGAGGCTTCGATTATTCGAAGTCCCACCAACCTCGCATGGGCCATTGGACGGATAGCGGCCACTGCCGGCGACGACCAGTTGTTGGCAGCGGAAACGCAGTCGCAGATATCGTTGATAGCCGAAAACGACCTAGTAGATATTCCATCAGTTCAACGGATCACTAAGCCCAAGGATTGGGTGTCAAATATGTCTGCGGAGGAATTCTTCTATCGGCTTTCTGTATCGATGGCTGCGAACCCCCCTGCAACCAATGACGATGAAATTATTGGCAAGCTTGAGGCGATTAATTTTGTACCTGGCGAGCCTTATATCTTGTCGGAGCAATCGGAGGAAATACAAGAGGTCGTTGCTTTGGGAGTAAAGGTGGCCCGCGAACGCCTCCAAGAGCATATTACCGATCTTGTTGACTCTACCGACGCGGACTGGCGTTTCCCTCCTGACAATCTTGGCCGCTATGGAGTTGACTACAATACTCGAGCATTAGTAGCGCTAGTCGGCCTGGGTGCAAACCTGCAAGAAGATGCAGTCTATCCGTCGGCATCGAGGGATAGTGAGGGCCGATTATTAGATGGTGCACACAGTTACCGCCTACATTTTCCCGAGGGAACCCTACCACCTGCGCGCGCTTTGTGGTCGATAACTGTTTATGGCTCGGATGGATTCTTGCAATCAACGGCGACGAGTAAGTACAAGTTGGGGTCAATGGACTCACTCGTATTGAATGCTGATGGGTCCGTTGATCTCTTCTTCGGAGGCAACCCGCCGGAGGGGAGAGAAAGTAATTGGCTCCCTGCCAACCCCGGAGAGATGGTGTTGACGATGCGGCTATACTGGCCTGAACAAGCTGTCCTGAATGGAAGTTGGAACATTCCTCGTCTTGAGCGCCTTAATTGA
- a CDS encoding ion transporter has protein sequence MNNSGNSSEGSTAALQAAFFRLRSNKAFELFVVAVIIFSALVIGARTYELSPGLVNAITILDWAVTFIFLFEITIRFLGEPDKKRFFLKGWNIFDTLIVVVSLIPIDNSEMALIGRLVRIFRVLRMVSIIPELRVLLDSLFKALPQLGYVMLMMFIIFYIYAAIGATFFAEVNSTLWGDISISMLTLFRVMTFEDWTDVMYETMAVYPLSWMYYFSFICLTAFAFLNMVIGIVVSTLEEEHARIAKQEAEDAGVPTMLDLQEQISELKVLLEKR, from the coding sequence ATGAACAACTCTGGTAATTCGTCCGAAGGTTCAACCGCGGCGCTTCAAGCAGCATTTTTCCGTTTACGATCAAATAAAGCATTTGAGCTTTTTGTTGTGGCGGTGATTATATTCTCGGCCTTAGTGATTGGTGCGAGGACCTATGAACTATCTCCCGGGTTAGTTAATGCCATTACCATACTCGATTGGGCTGTAACGTTTATTTTCCTTTTTGAGATTACGATTCGTTTTTTGGGTGAGCCAGATAAAAAACGGTTTTTTCTAAAGGGCTGGAATATTTTCGATACCCTAATTGTTGTGGTTAGTCTTATTCCAATTGATAACAGCGAGATGGCGCTGATTGGGCGTTTGGTGCGAATATTCCGAGTGTTACGGATGGTGTCAATCATTCCAGAGCTCCGTGTTTTACTGGACTCTCTATTCAAAGCGCTGCCACAATTGGGCTATGTCATGCTCATGATGTTTATCATCTTTTATATCTATGCCGCCATTGGCGCTACCTTCTTCGCGGAGGTAAATAGCACACTATGGGGAGACATCTCTATTAGCATGCTTACGCTATTCCGAGTTATGACGTTTGAAGATTGGACGGATGTCATGTACGAGACCATGGCAGTCTACCCGCTTAGTTGGATGTACTATTTTTCGTTCATCTGTTTAACTGCTTTTGCCTTTTTAAATATGGTCATTGGTATTGTCGTGAGTACGCTTGAAGAAGAGCATGCGCGTATTGCTAAACAGGAAGCTGAAGACGCTGGCGTGCCGACTATGCTAGACCTACAGGAGCAGATATCCGAGTTGAAAGTGCTATTAGAAAAGCGCTAG
- a CDS encoding DM13 domain-containing protein, whose translation MSIRKIIGLTASHVMVLILGFFIGIYMLPILIAPDAPSHDEVSVVSAEAKYHASFKIELTDSDSFHWGKGEVSVGEKQVSFVGELAPGPDYKLYLSPEFVETEADFERLKHSMIRVADVKTFDSFIVDLPSDVNVEDYNSVIIWCEQFGQFITAAQYR comes from the coding sequence ATGAGTATTCGAAAAATTATCGGCCTAACCGCCAGCCACGTCATGGTGTTAATACTTGGCTTTTTTATCGGGATCTACATGCTTCCCATCCTTATAGCGCCCGATGCGCCAAGCCACGATGAGGTTAGCGTCGTCTCAGCCGAAGCTAAGTATCACGCTAGCTTCAAGATAGAGCTGACGGATAGCGATAGTTTTCATTGGGGGAAGGGAGAAGTGTCGGTTGGGGAGAAGCAAGTAAGCTTTGTGGGCGAATTAGCACCGGGTCCTGATTATAAGCTATACCTTTCTCCAGAGTTTGTCGAAACCGAAGCGGATTTTGAACGCCTTAAACATTCTATGATTCGCGTCGCGGACGTTAAAACCTTCGACAGTTTTATCGTCGACCTACCATCAGATGTTAATGTCGAGGACTATAACTCGGTGATTATCTGGTGTGAGCAATTTGGGCAATTTATTACGGCAGCTCAGTACCGCTAG
- a CDS encoding HAD-IIB family hydrolase — translation MSFIVFSDLDGTLLDHHDYSFDAALASIAALQAQAIPLVLNTSKTEAETTEIRTALRLEDAFIIENGAAAYLPKRQFLAAPAESYAVGDYWCHALVEPVEYWRKLLTQFAGAHPQCFTTFSEMSVTQLSDLTGLTMDQARSAKSRAYGEVLHWIGTDSSLNAFRSFAKDNGAKVHIGGRFVHFGGDTDKGRAMEWVTARYQELKSSALQTIALGDGGNDAPMLEVADFPIVIRSPVNPSPNLTTTAAVRTSKSCGPLGWQEEIARFLQIEPDTKGK, via the coding sequence TTGTCATTTATTGTGTTCTCTGACCTAGACGGCACGCTGTTGGATCACCATGACTACTCGTTCGACGCCGCGTTAGCGTCGATTGCTGCACTTCAAGCGCAGGCTATTCCTCTTGTGCTGAATACCAGTAAAACCGAAGCCGAGACAACAGAGATCAGAACCGCGTTAAGGCTTGAAGATGCGTTTATTATCGAAAACGGTGCGGCAGCATATCTTCCAAAGCGTCAGTTTTTAGCGGCGCCCGCGGAGAGCTACGCCGTAGGTGACTACTGGTGCCACGCCCTCGTTGAACCGGTCGAGTATTGGCGTAAATTACTCACACAATTCGCTGGCGCTCACCCACAATGCTTTACCACCTTTAGTGAGATGTCGGTTACTCAATTGAGCGATTTAACTGGTCTAACAATGGATCAGGCGAGGTCAGCAAAGTCCCGCGCGTACGGAGAGGTATTACATTGGATAGGAACAGATTCATCGCTGAACGCGTTCCGTAGTTTTGCCAAAGATAATGGTGCGAAGGTACATATTGGTGGGCGGTTCGTTCACTTTGGCGGTGATACAGATAAGGGCAGGGCAATGGAGTGGGTCACTGCGCGCTATCAGGAGTTGAAGTCTAGCGCTTTGCAAACTATTGCTCTGGGTGACGGCGGAAATGATGCACCAATGTTAGAGGTTGCTGATTTCCCTATTGTTATTCGCTCGCCAGTAAACCCATCACCAAATTTAACCACCACAGCCGCTGTTCGCACGAGCAAATCCTGCGGTCCGCTTGGCTGGCAGGAGGAAATTGCTCGATTCCTACAAATCGAACCTGATACAAAAGGGAAGTAA
- a CDS encoding M14 family metallocarboxypeptidase, which yields MTTHFYPIGIEGQPWSDSERQSWYENTTIKRSYQRDVLDRISQLDSTFQLHQYGALSIDAERYPLFALLSLPRRELLPTVLITGGVHGYETSGVQGALDFAEYHAQQYVAHFNLIIVPCVSPWGYETINRWNNRCVDPNRSFIANSPSEEAAQLIAFMSQQPDILIHVDLHETTDSDEQEFRPALAARDGKTYQPGEVPDGFYTVGNTASPELAFQAAVIDSVAAITHIAPADSHNQIIGSDVVAHGVILYPMKNLGLCGSLTNCQYGTTTEVYPDSPSASPEICNRAQVAAIQGGLDFVIRTQELER from the coding sequence ATGACAACTCACTTTTATCCAATTGGTATTGAAGGGCAACCATGGAGTGACTCCGAGCGCCAGAGTTGGTATGAGAACACTACCATCAAACGTAGCTACCAACGTGACGTACTTGACCGTATCAGCCAATTAGACTCAACGTTCCAGTTACACCAATACGGCGCGCTTAGTATCGACGCTGAGAGATATCCGTTATTCGCACTACTTAGCTTACCGCGTCGAGAACTTCTACCTACGGTGCTTATTACTGGGGGTGTCCACGGTTACGAAACGAGTGGTGTTCAAGGAGCGCTAGATTTTGCCGAGTATCATGCGCAACAGTATGTGGCTCACTTCAACCTAATAATCGTTCCGTGTGTCAGTCCCTGGGGCTATGAAACGATTAACCGATGGAATAATCGGTGTGTAGATCCAAATCGTTCTTTCATTGCCAATAGCCCTTCCGAAGAAGCCGCTCAACTTATTGCTTTTATGTCTCAACAGCCAGATATTCTCATCCATGTTGATCTACACGAAACAACTGATAGTGATGAGCAGGAGTTTCGCCCCGCCCTTGCTGCAAGAGATGGAAAAACTTACCAGCCCGGCGAGGTTCCTGACGGTTTCTATACCGTGGGCAACACAGCTAGTCCAGAACTTGCTTTCCAAGCTGCTGTGATTGACTCGGTTGCTGCGATTACTCATATCGCACCGGCCGATAGTCATAATCAAATCATTGGCTCTGATGTGGTGGCGCATGGAGTGATTCTTTACCCCATGAAGAATCTTGGACTCTGTGGAAGTTTAACCAACTGCCAATACGGGACGACGACCGAAGTTTATCCGGATAGTCCGAGTGCCTCACCGGAAATCTGCAACCGCGCTCAGGTTGCCGCCATTCAAGGTGGATTAGATTTCGTGATAAGGACTCAAGAGCTTGAGCGCTGA